Proteins from a genomic interval of Lolium perenne isolate Kyuss_39 chromosome 1, Kyuss_2.0, whole genome shotgun sequence:
- the LOC127327565 gene encoding LOW QUALITY PROTEIN: auxin response factor 15 (The sequence of the model RefSeq protein was modified relative to this genomic sequence to represent the inferred CDS: inserted 1 base in 1 codon): MAGIDLNTVEEDEEESSALAGPDCSSHSHSHSLSLSHHSQASSAATPPPPQPHRAGVCLELWHACAGPVAPTPRKGAVVVYLPQGHLDHLADAASPPAPAAAAAVPPHVFCRVVDVSLHADASTDEVYAQLALLPETDEALRRMRDAAEDAGGGGDDGEEAGKQRVARMPHMFCKTLTASDTSTHGGFSVPRRAAEDCFPPLDYSQQRPSQELVAKDLHGTQWKFRHIYRGQPRRHLLTTGWSAFVNKKKLVSGDAVLFLRGDDGELRLGVRRAVQLKNGSAFPALYSQCSNLGSLANVAHAVATKGIFNIYYNPRLSQSEFIVPYWKFTKSFSQPFSVGLRFKMRYESEDAAERRYTGIITGTGDADPMWRGSKWKCLMVRWDDDAEFRRPNRVSPWEIELTSSASGSHLATPTSKRLKHCHPHPEYMGPNGGGCPDFAESAQFRKVLQGQELLGYKAHDGTAVATSQPREARNLQYIDERSCSNGVSNNVLGITRHGVRTPLGVPYHCSGFGESQRFQKVLQGQEVFRPYRGSMVDPRMRSSGFHQQDGPYTPAVANNWHSQQHGFPFGPPAPVLQSQSSMSPPSVLMFQQANSNVSQFEFGLGHLDKNEGDRHARFVSAEGVGRAGQALSLQPHLFPGEVIDGHVTAEKLHTPPDNRDVAPNSCKIFGISLAEKVRARDGIGCGDANFPSPMQSLKQQVPKSLGNSCATVHEQRPVVGRAIDVXTVDMTICY; encoded by the exons ATGGCCGGGATCGACCTCAACAcggtggaggaggacgaggaggagtcgTCCGCGCTCGCCGGACCCGACTGCTCCTCCCACTCCCACTCccactccctctccctctcccaccACAGCCAGGCCAGCTCCGCGGCCAcgcctccgccgccgcagccCCACCGCGCCGGGGTGTGCCTCGAGCTCTGGCACGCCTGCGCGGGCCCCGTCGCGCCCACGCCGCGCAAGGGGGCCGTCGTCGTCTACCTCCCGCAGGGCCACCTCGACCACCTCGCCGACGCCGCCTCCCCtcccgcacccgccgccgccgcagccgtgcCGCCGCACGTCTTCTGCCGCGTCGTCGACGTCTCCCTCCAC GCGGACGCGTCCACGGACGAGGTGTACGCGCAGCTCGCGCTCCTCCCGGAGACCGACGAGGCGCTGCGACGGATGCGCGACGCCGCGGAggacgcgggcggcggcggcgacgacggcgaggagGCCGGCAAGCAGCGGGTCGCAAGGATGCCGCACATGTTCTGCAAGACGCTCACCGCCTCCGACACCAGCACCCACGGCGGCTTCTCcgtgccgcgccgcgccgccgagGACTGCTTCCCGCCTCTG GATTACAGCCAGCAGCGCCCGTCGCAGGAGCTCGTCGCCAAGGATCTGCACGGCACCCAGTGGAAGTTCCGCCACATCTACAGAG GCCAGCCGCGCAGGCACCTTTTAACCACTGGATGGAGTGCGTTTGTCAACAAGAAGAAGCTCGTCTCTGGGGATGCTGTCCTATTTTTGAG GGGTGATGATGGGGAACTGAGACTGGGAGTTCGCCGGGCGGTTCAGCTTAAAAATGGATCTGCTTTCCCAGCGCTTTATAGCCAGTGTTCCAACCTTGGTTCACTAGCTAATGTGGCGCATGCTGTGGCTACAAAGGGCATCTTCAACATCTACTACAACCCCAG GTTAAGTCAATCTGAGTTCATTGTGCCCTATTGGAAGTTCACAAAAAGCTTCAGTCAACCATTTTCGGTTGGATTGAGGTTCAAAATGAGATATGAAAGTGAAGATGCTGCTGAAAGAAG GTACACAGGGATAATTACTGGAACTGGTGATGCAGACCCTATGTGGCGTGGTTCAAAGTGGAAATGTTTGATG GTAAGGTGGGATGATGATGCTGAGTTCCGTCGACCAAACAGGGTATCTCCTTGGGAGATTGAGCTGACCAGTTCAGCTTCAGGATCCCACCTGGCGACACCAACTTCAAAGCGACTGAAACATTGTCATCCCCATCCAGAATACATGGGTCCAA ATGGAGGTGGTTGCCCTGATTTTGCGGAGTCTGCACAATTCCGCAAGGTCTTGCAAGGTCAAGAATTATTGGGTTATAAAGCTCATGATGGTACTGCTGTTGCTACTTCACAGCCACGTGAAGCAAGAAACTTGCAGTACATTGATGAGCGAAGTTGCTCCAATGGTGTGAGTAACAATGTCCTAGGGATTACAAGACACGGTGTCAGAACACCACTTGGAGTTCCCTACCATTGCTCTGGCTTTGGGGAGTCTCAGAGATTCCAAAAGGTCTTGCAAGGTCAAGAAGTTTTCCGTCCTTACCGAGGAAGTATGGTCGATCCGCGTATGAGAAGCAGCGGTTTTCATCAACAAGATGGTCCTTATACACCTGCCGTGGCGAATAATTGGCATTCACAACAGCATGGTTTTCCTTTTGGGCCACCAGCACCAGTGCTGCAGTCTCAATCATCGATGTCACCACCTTCTGTCCTAATGTTTCAGCAGGCTAATTCAAATGTCTCTCAGTTTGAATTTGGGCTTGGGCACCTGGATAAGAATGAGGGCGATCGACATGCTAGGTTTGTCTCTGCTGAAGGTGTTGGAAGGGCAGGGCAAGCATTGTCGCTCCAGCCTCATCTTTTTCCAGGAGAAGTGATTGATGGTCATGTTACAGCGGAGAAGCTGCACACCCCACCAGACAACAGGGATGTTGCACCTAACAGTTGCAAAATATTTGGTATCTCTCTGGCTGAGAAGGTTCGAGCAAGGGATGGAATTGGTTGTGGCGATGCCAACTTTCCATCTCCAATGCAgtccttgaagcaacaagtgcCAAAATCCCTCGGCAACAGCTGTGCTACT GTTCATGAGCAAAGGCCTGTTGTTGGCAGGGCGATCGACG CAACAGTGGATATGACAATCTGTTACTAG
- the LOC127327569 gene encoding E3 SUMO-protein ligase MMS21, with protein sequence MSSAAARLTAAADNASSEAQSLVVDMRKALTCMRSLAVDYERAGKDDKVKQLEEEVLDLMSSYEECAHLAEAVREVPGAYQPSDQTTDFKKLIEAEVNKVKGTSRVSGDTQRLLRQFKEAVWDVHHAGQPMPGDEQEDLVMTSTQNGILNTNCPLTMKPIIEVANPVRSLDCRHIYDKIPILDYIRRSKGLKCPVAGCPKDLSVAKLVCDDYLRMEIEELRSSGGGATKPTDVEDVLDDDEDLMDDGEDGDNQ encoded by the exons ATGTCGTCGGCGGCCGCGAGGCTCACCGCCGCTGCCGACAACGCCTCGTCGGAGGCTCAATCCCTCGTCGTG GACATGCGCAAGGCGCTCACCTGCATGAGGTCCCTCGCCGTCGACTACGAGAGGGCCGGCAAGGACGACAAG GTGAAGCAGCTCGAGGAAGAGGTGCTGGACCTGATGTCGTCGTACGAGGAGTGCGCGCACCTCGCCGAGGCGGTGAGGGAGGTGCCTGGGGCTTACCAGCCGTCTGATCAG ACGACTGATTTCAAAAAACTAATCGAGGCGGAGGTTAACAAGGTCAAGGGGACCTCGCGGGTGTCGGGCGACACCCAGCGGCTCCTAAGGCAGTTCAAGGAGGCTGTTTGG GATGTTCACCATGCAGGTCAACCGATGCCTGGTGACGAACAAGAGGACCTTGTTATGACTAGCACCCAGAACGGCATCCTAAATACCAATTGCCCCTTAACTATGAAGCCTATAATTGAGGTGGCAAATCCAGTTCGCAG CTTGGACTGCAGGCACATCTATGACAAGATTCCAATCCTAGACTACATCAGAAGGAGCAAAGGTTTGAAGTGCCCTGTTGCAG GTTGCCCGAAGGACTTAAGCGTTGCGAAGCTCGTCTGTGATGACTACCTCCGTATGGAAATCGAAGAGCTGCGCTCATCGGGCGGTGGTGCTACAAAGCCTACAGACGTAGAGGACGTCTTGGACGACGATGAGGATCTAATGGATGACGGCGAGGATGGCGATAACCAGTGA
- the LOC127327567 gene encoding fasciclin-like arabinogalactan protein 9 produces the protein MAAKRSAILLAAVALVALLPAALCQKAAPAPEAAAPAAPNVTAVLEKGGQYTKFMRLMKSTQQDTQLNAQANGSDTGFTVFAPTDNAFDSLKAGTLNSLTQQEQVSLVQAHILPTFYSMESFETASNPVRTQASGADGPYTVNVTATSNSNVNVSTGLVSTVLGSALRATRPLAVYSIDKVLLPYDLFGPKPPASSPPAPGKKPSTTKGGVAAPAGAEEEEAPPAGAAAAVGAGWSLAAVVAAACLL, from the coding sequence ATGGCCGCCAAGAGATCTGCCATCCTGCTGGCAGCAGTGGCGCTGGTGGCTCTGCTACCGGCGGCGCTGTGCCAGAAGGCGGCCCCGGCtccggaggcggcggcgccggcAGCCCCGAACGTGACGGCGGTGCTGGAGAAGGGCGGGCAGTACACCAAGTTCATGCGGCTGATGAAGTCGACGCAGCAGGACACGCAGCTCAACGCCCAGGCCAACGGCTCCGACACGGGGTTCACGGTCTTCGCGCCCACCGACAACGCCTTCGACAGCCTCAAGGCCGGCACCCTCAACTCGCTCACGCAGCAGGAGCAGGTCTCGCTCGTGCAGGCGCACATCCTGCCCACCTTCTACTCCATGGAGTCCTTCGAGACCGCCTCCAACCCCGTCCGCACCCAGGCCTCCGGCGCCGACGGGCCTTACACCGTCAACGTCACCGCCACCAGCAACAGCAACGTCAACGTCTCCACCGGGCTCGTCAGCACCGTGCTCGGCTCCGCGCTCAGGGCCACCAGGCCGCTCGCCGTCTACTCCATCGACAAGGTGCTTCTGCCGTACGACCTGTTCGGGCCCAAGCCGCCAGCGTCCTCGCCGCCGGCGCCAGGGAAGAAGCCGTCGACGACCAAGGGGGGTGTCGCCGCGCCCGcgggagcggaggaggaggaggccccacCTGCCGGTGCCGCCGCCGCTGTCGGCGCCGGGTGGAGCTTGGCCGCCGTGGTGGCCGCCGCCTGCCTCTTGTAG